One Comamonas endophytica DNA window includes the following coding sequences:
- a CDS encoding putative bifunctional diguanylate cyclase/phosphodiesterase, with translation MSAGAGLALMRTPHAAGTAAAPAQPVAAFGSAWAAAAPAPVATAGPAKPPPAPRQSALPWLVMAGGGLASLLLAAATYWYLRRRQHAWEQERMQATALHSDQRIQALFNQAAVGVVQLDAETGAFEQVNQRYASLLGLPLDVLPGRHFSEFIHPGDRAEHASLMQRLGRGEMQEYQHELRLIRSDGSIIWVEETASSIGRGPRGQSLNLGVVQDVTERRRLEQHHRENEERLRAVLQRLPVGLAIVSEEGDIVYRNDRFVSTCGYTEADAPTVSDWWAATYPDDRARAQACEQLQKAKMRARALDGNLQPAEYRIVCHDGRLRTVEIGGVAMDGQYLITLEDLSQRKAAEEEIRYLAFYDLLTQLPNRRLLLDRLQQALGAGARRQRSGALLMLDVDNFKTLNETRGHDQGDALLRQVATRLREAVDGAHTVGRQGGDEFVVVLEDLGEDPVQAAAMAQEVGQTILRALRQPYVLDDGQDCHATVSIGATIFQGLDDTVDELLRRADLAMYQAKKAGRDTLQFFDPRMQQVVRERATLEQDLRTGLAQQQFELFFQPQVEDGSIIGAEGLVRWRHPGKGFVSPANFIPLAEESGLIVPLGEWVLRTACEQLARWAQDPALSELVVAVNVSPRQFYQAQFVDQVLAALAVTGAPPSRLKLELTEGLLLTDIDDTIAKMVQLKQHGVGFSLDDFGTGYSSLAYLKRLPLDQLKIDQSFVRDVLTDPNDAAIAKTIVALGMSLGLRVIAEGVETEAQRAFLHEHGCHAWQGYLLSPPVPVAQLETLVRRERQTA, from the coding sequence TTGAGCGCCGGCGCAGGCCTGGCGTTGATGCGCACGCCGCATGCGGCAGGCACTGCCGCCGCTCCGGCGCAGCCCGTTGCCGCCTTTGGCAGCGCATGGGCGGCTGCGGCGCCGGCTCCGGTGGCCACTGCCGGCCCGGCCAAGCCTCCGCCCGCGCCGCGGCAGTCGGCGCTGCCCTGGCTGGTGATGGCTGGCGGCGGGCTGGCATCGCTGCTGCTGGCGGCAGCCACTTACTGGTACCTGCGCCGGCGCCAGCACGCATGGGAGCAAGAGCGCATGCAGGCCACGGCGCTGCACAGCGACCAGCGCATCCAGGCACTTTTCAACCAGGCCGCGGTGGGCGTGGTCCAGCTCGATGCCGAAACCGGGGCCTTCGAGCAGGTCAATCAGCGCTATGCCAGCCTGCTGGGGCTGCCGCTCGATGTCCTGCCGGGGCGGCATTTCAGCGAATTCATCCACCCTGGCGACCGCGCCGAGCACGCATCGCTGATGCAGCGGCTGGGCCGGGGGGAAATGCAGGAGTACCAGCACGAGCTGCGCCTGATCCGCAGCGACGGCTCGATCATCTGGGTGGAGGAAACCGCTTCCTCCATTGGCCGGGGCCCGCGCGGCCAGTCGCTGAACCTGGGCGTGGTGCAGGATGTCACCGAACGCCGGCGTCTCGAGCAGCATCACCGCGAAAACGAGGAACGCCTGCGTGCGGTGCTGCAGCGTCTGCCGGTGGGGCTGGCCATCGTCAGCGAGGAAGGCGACATCGTCTACCGCAACGACCGCTTCGTGTCCACTTGCGGCTATACCGAAGCCGATGCGCCCACCGTGAGCGACTGGTGGGCCGCCACCTATCCCGATGACCGCGCGCGCGCACAGGCCTGCGAGCAGCTGCAGAAAGCCAAGATGCGCGCACGCGCCCTCGACGGCAATCTCCAGCCCGCCGAGTACCGCATCGTCTGCCACGACGGCCGCCTGCGCACGGTGGAGATCGGCGGCGTGGCCATGGACGGCCAGTACCTGATCACGCTGGAAGACCTGAGCCAGCGCAAGGCGGCCGAGGAGGAGATCCGCTACCTCGCGTTCTATGACCTGCTGACGCAGCTGCCCAACCGCCGGCTGCTGCTCGACCGCCTGCAGCAGGCGCTGGGCGCGGGCGCGCGGCGCCAGCGCTCGGGTGCGCTGCTGATGCTGGACGTGGACAACTTCAAGACGCTCAACGAGACGCGCGGCCACGACCAGGGCGACGCGCTGCTGCGCCAGGTCGCGACGCGGCTGCGCGAGGCCGTCGACGGGGCGCACACCGTGGGGCGCCAGGGCGGCGACGAATTCGTCGTGGTGCTCGAGGACCTGGGCGAGGACCCGGTGCAGGCCGCCGCCATGGCCCAGGAGGTCGGCCAGACCATTCTGCGGGCGCTGCGCCAGCCCTATGTGCTCGACGACGGTCAGGACTGCCATGCCACGGTGAGCATCGGCGCCACCATCTTCCAGGGGCTCGACGATACCGTGGACGAGCTCCTGCGCCGCGCCGACCTGGCCATGTACCAGGCCAAGAAGGCCGGGCGCGACACTCTGCAGTTCTTCGATCCGCGCATGCAGCAGGTGGTGCGCGAGCGCGCGACGCTGGAGCAGGACCTGCGCACCGGTCTGGCCCAGCAGCAGTTCGAGCTGTTCTTCCAGCCGCAGGTCGAGGACGGCAGCATCATCGGCGCCGAGGGCCTGGTGCGCTGGCGCCATCCGGGCAAGGGCTTTGTCTCGCCCGCGAACTTCATTCCGCTGGCCGAGGAAAGCGGCCTGATCGTGCCGCTGGGCGAGTGGGTGTTGCGCACCGCCTGCGAGCAGCTCGCCCGCTGGGCGCAGGATCCGGCGCTGTCGGAGCTGGTGGTGGCGGTGAACGTCAGCCCGCGCCAGTTCTACCAGGCGCAGTTCGTCGACCAGGTGCTGGCGGCGCTGGCGGTCACCGGCGCGCCGCCCTCGCGTCTGAAGCTCGAGCTCACCGAGGGGCTGCTGCTGACCGATATCGACGACACCATCGCCAAGATGGTGCAGCTCAAGCAGCATGGCGTGGGCTTCTCCCTGGACGACTTCGGCACCGGCTATTCCTCGCTGGCCTACCTCAAGCGGCTGCCGCTCGACCAGCTCAAGATCGACCAGAGCTTCGTGCGCGACGTGCTGACCGACCCCAACGACGCGGCGATCGCCAAGACCATCGTCGCGCTGGGCATGAGCCTGGGCTTGCGGGTCATTGCCGAGGGGGTGGAGACCGAGGCGCAACGCGCGTTCCTGCACGAGCATGGCTGCCATGCCTGGCAGGGCTATCTGCTGAGCCCGCCGGTGCCCGTGGCGCAGCTCGAGACCCTGGTGCGCCGCGAAAGGCAGACGGCCTGA
- a CDS encoding ABC transporter ATP-binding protein → MPASLVPPPLLEIEHLSKSVADSTGSLDILRDIHASFARGESVAIVGASGSGKSTLLSILAGLDTPSAGTVRLEGQDLFALDEDDRAALRAQKLGFVFQSFQLLGNLTALENVMLPLELAGHGAARQRAREMLARVGLGQREGHYPRLLSGGEQQRVALARAFVVEPAVLLADEPTGSLDFATGETIMQLMFELNRERGTTLILVTHDRAIAARCERCLTVEAGRLVE, encoded by the coding sequence ATGCCAGCATCCCTTGTACCACCCCCTTTGCTTGAAATCGAGCACCTTTCCAAGTCGGTTGCCGATTCCACGGGTTCGCTCGACATCCTGCGCGATATCCATGCCTCGTTCGCGCGCGGCGAGAGCGTGGCCATCGTCGGCGCCTCCGGCTCGGGCAAGAGCACGCTGCTGTCCATCCTGGCCGGGCTCGACACGCCCAGCGCGGGCACGGTGCGCCTCGAGGGACAGGACCTGTTTGCGCTGGACGAGGACGACCGCGCCGCGCTGCGCGCGCAAAAGCTCGGCTTCGTGTTCCAGAGCTTTCAGCTGCTGGGCAATCTGACGGCGCTGGAGAACGTGATGCTGCCGCTGGAGCTGGCGGGCCACGGCGCGGCGCGCCAGCGGGCGCGCGAGATGCTGGCGCGCGTGGGCCTGGGCCAGCGCGAGGGCCACTACCCGCGCCTGCTGTCGGGCGGCGAGCAGCAGCGCGTGGCGCTGGCGCGCGCCTTCGTGGTCGAGCCCGCCGTGCTGCTGGCCGACGAGCCCACCGGCAGCCTGGACTTCGCGACGGGGGAGACCATCATGCAGCTGATGTTCGAGCTCAACCGCGAGCGCGGCACCACGCTGATACTGGTCACGCACGACCGGGCCATTGCGGCGCGCTGCGAACGCTGTCTCACGGTGGAGGCCGGGCGCCTGGTCGAATGA
- a CDS encoding arylesterase, translating to MKLKAIDRRRWLLAAAAATACGNGIAAPAKSARPPVVLVVGDSLSAEYGLARGQGWVALLQQRLAKSMPDARVINASVSGDTTAGGRARLANLLRQHQPTVVVIELGGNDALRGLPVAGTRDNLLAMTRAAQAAGARVLLLGMQVPPNYGGAYGRDFSAVFPEVARQSKAALLPFLLTGIADVPDAAAWFQPDRIHPAARAHPRMLENVWPHLEPLLKQP from the coding sequence ATGAAATTGAAAGCAATCGACAGGCGGCGCTGGCTGCTGGCAGCGGCGGCTGCCACGGCCTGCGGCAACGGTATCGCCGCGCCCGCCAAATCCGCCCGGCCTCCCGTGGTCCTGGTGGTGGGCGATTCGCTCAGCGCCGAATACGGCCTGGCCCGGGGTCAGGGCTGGGTGGCGCTGCTGCAGCAGCGGCTGGCAAAAAGCATGCCTGATGCGCGCGTGATCAACGCCAGCGTCAGCGGCGACACGACGGCGGGAGGGCGTGCACGGCTGGCCAATCTGCTCAGGCAGCACCAGCCGACGGTGGTGGTGATCGAGCTTGGCGGAAACGACGCACTGCGCGGGCTGCCGGTGGCGGGGACGCGCGACAACCTGCTGGCCATGACGCGCGCAGCCCAGGCGGCGGGTGCCAGGGTATTGCTGCTGGGCATGCAGGTGCCGCCCAACTATGGCGGCGCCTACGGGCGCGACTTCAGCGCGGTGTTCCCGGAGGTGGCGCGCCAGAGCAAGGCGGCCCTGCTGCCCTTCCTGCTCACCGGCATTGCCGATGTGCCGGACGCTGCCGCCTGGTTCCAGCCCGACCGCATCCATCCCGCCGCCCGGGCGCATCCGCGGATGCTGGAAAACGTGTGGCCGCATCTGGAGCCCCTGCTCAAGCAGCCCTGA
- a CDS encoding PLP-dependent transferase yields MKQPDLDLITALVHHPYQPPSDFVALQPAVHKASTVVFPDVAALRNRRWLDKSGYTYGLHGTPTSYQLEERLCTLEGGKQCLLAPSGLAAIACVALALLGTGDEVLIPDNAYGPNKSLAQAELLQWGISHAFYDPMDVADLAARITPRTRLVWLEAPGSVSMEFPDLAAMVALCRERGVISALDNTWGAGLAFRPFDLDGDGSHRLGVDISVHALTKYPSGGGDVLMGSVITVDQVLHLRLKLTHMRLGIGVSGNDCETLLRALPSVALRYRAHDAAARELAGWLQRHPCVVQVLHPALPGSPGHAHWQQLCGGAFGGQGAAAGLFSVVFDPRHSQARVDAFCDSLRLFKLGYSWGGPTSLVVPYEIESMRERALPQLRPGTVVRFNVGLEAVEDLRADLAQALEAAFS; encoded by the coding sequence ATGAAACAACCCGACCTCGACCTGATCACCGCACTGGTCCACCATCCCTATCAGCCGCCGTCCGACTTCGTGGCGCTGCAGCCTGCAGTGCACAAGGCGTCCACGGTGGTTTTTCCCGATGTGGCGGCCCTGCGCAACCGCCGTTGGCTGGACAAGAGCGGCTATACCTATGGGCTGCATGGAACGCCCACCAGCTACCAGCTCGAGGAGCGCCTGTGCACGCTGGAAGGCGGCAAGCAGTGCCTGCTGGCGCCCAGCGGTCTGGCGGCGATAGCCTGCGTCGCGCTGGCGCTGCTGGGCACCGGCGACGAGGTGCTGATCCCCGACAATGCCTACGGGCCGAACAAGTCGCTGGCGCAGGCCGAGCTGCTGCAGTGGGGCATTTCGCATGCCTTCTACGATCCCATGGACGTGGCCGACCTCGCGGCGCGCATCACGCCGCGCACCCGCCTGGTCTGGCTGGAGGCGCCGGGCTCGGTCAGCATGGAGTTTCCCGACCTGGCGGCCATGGTGGCGCTGTGCCGCGAGCGCGGCGTGATCTCGGCGCTGGACAACACCTGGGGCGCGGGGCTGGCCTTCAGGCCCTTCGACCTCGATGGCGACGGCAGCCACCGGCTGGGCGTCGACATCTCGGTGCATGCACTGACCAAGTACCCGAGCGGCGGCGGCGACGTGCTGATGGGCAGCGTGATCACCGTGGACCAGGTACTGCACCTGCGCCTGAAGCTCACGCACATGCGGCTGGGCATCGGCGTGTCGGGCAACGATTGCGAAACCCTGCTGCGCGCGCTGCCCAGTGTGGCCTTGCGCTACCGCGCCCATGATGCCGCCGCGCGCGAGCTCGCCGGCTGGCTGCAGCGGCACCCGTGCGTCGTGCAGGTGCTGCACCCGGCGCTGCCGGGCTCGCCCGGGCATGCGCACTGGCAGCAGCTGTGCGGCGGGGCTTTCGGCGGGCAGGGCGCGGCGGCCGGGCTGTTCAGCGTGGTTTTCGATCCACGCCACAGCCAGGCCCGGGTCGATGCGTTCTGCGACAGCCTGCGCCTGTTCAAGCTCGGCTACAGCTGGGGCGGCCCGACCAGCCTGGTGGTGCCCTACGAGATCGAGAGCATGCGCGAGCGCGCGCTGCCGCAGCTGCGGCCCGGCACCGTGGTGCGCTTCAATGTGGGGCTGGAAGCCGTCGAGGACCTGCGCGCCGATCTGGCGCAGGCACTGGAAGCGGCTTTTTCCTGA
- a CDS encoding BON domain-containing protein: MIQPRQRILSILAVTTLALGLSACGKNEDQTAGQRLDSAVARTEQAADNAAQRTEEATRSAGARIEAGAERAGDAASNAADRVGDATSNAANNAMNVAGEATTTAEIKAALVKDSELSALQINVDTKDGVVTLNGTAPSESAKTRAGEIAKGVGGVKSVNNMLTVQAR, from the coding sequence ATGATCCAGCCACGTCAACGCATTCTTTCCATCCTGGCCGTGACCACCCTGGCACTGGGCTTGTCGGCCTGCGGCAAAAACGAGGACCAGACTGCCGGCCAGCGCCTGGATTCGGCTGTGGCGCGCACCGAGCAAGCCGCCGACAACGCGGCGCAACGCACGGAAGAAGCCACCCGCTCGGCCGGGGCGCGCATCGAAGCGGGTGCGGAGCGTGCAGGCGACGCCGCCAGCAATGCCGCCGACCGCGTGGGCGATGCCACCAGCAATGCCGCCAACAACGCGATGAACGTGGCTGGCGAAGCCACCACCACGGCCGAGATCAAGGCGGCTCTGGTCAAGGATTCCGAGCTGAGCGCGCTGCAGATCAATGTCGACACCAAGGACGGCGTCGTCACGCTCAACGGCACGGCGCCCAGCGAGAGCGCCAAGACCCGCGCCGGTGAAATCGCCAAGGGCGTGGGTGGTGTCAAATCGGTCAACAATATGCTGACCGTGCAGGCCCGCTAA
- a CDS encoding SulP family inorganic anion transporter, with protein MPDLTRCFPFLAWPRPRPELLLGEFWAGMTVGLMLLPQGVAYAALAGMPLVTGIYASLIPALVAVLWSASPRLGVGPTALTSLLIGASLMGLAEPGSAHWVNLAVWIALLSGLLQCMLGALRAGWLLNLVTSPVLNGFTQAAGLLILASQLPALLGLRTTWNAFFSAPSLHHFDLRAAGIGLASVALLLAFKRWRAGFPAAMAVAGLAGVLSWATGFADRGGDVVGTLPAGLPSLHWPQWLEGSEFAALIMPVLVISLVSFLETASSAQAEHQQAGTRWNENQDLLAQGMAKISSGLCGSFATSASFSRSAVNLMAGARTGWATVFAIGFVFIVLLWLTPALYHVPQSALAAIVVTAVLNLIKPRTMFRLWHISRTEACIGLATCALTLATAPQLYWGVLAGIVMGLCHFLYQRLHPRIIEAGLHADGSLRDRHLWQLPAIAPGAFVLRMDAELDFASARALEQRVVDHLGAHPQMQHLCLLAQPINRIDITGIETFARIRGLLRQRGGTLHVSGLKLPVENGLRRAGVLQPAPDLALYRTDVEALAALQHLARQPS; from the coding sequence ATGCCCGACCTCACCCGCTGCTTTCCCTTTCTTGCCTGGCCCCGTCCCCGCCCCGAGCTCCTGCTGGGTGAATTCTGGGCCGGCATGACCGTCGGCCTGATGCTGCTGCCCCAGGGCGTGGCCTATGCGGCGCTCGCGGGCATGCCGCTGGTGACGGGCATCTACGCGTCGCTGATTCCGGCCTTGGTGGCCGTTCTGTGGAGCGCCTCGCCGCGCCTGGGCGTGGGGCCGACGGCGCTGACCAGCCTGCTGATCGGCGCCTCGCTGATGGGCCTGGCCGAACCGGGCAGCGCCCACTGGGTCAATCTCGCGGTCTGGATCGCGCTGCTCTCGGGGCTGCTGCAATGCATGCTGGGCGCGCTGCGCGCGGGCTGGCTGCTCAATCTCGTGACCTCGCCGGTGCTCAACGGCTTCACGCAGGCGGCCGGACTGCTGATCCTCGCCTCGCAGCTGCCGGCGCTGCTGGGGTTGCGCACCACCTGGAATGCGTTCTTCTCCGCCCCGTCGCTGCACCACTTCGACCTGCGCGCCGCCGGCATCGGCCTGGCAAGCGTGGCGCTGCTGCTGGCGTTCAAGCGCTGGCGTGCCGGTTTTCCGGCCGCCATGGCCGTCGCCGGCCTGGCCGGCGTGCTGAGCTGGGCCACGGGCTTTGCCGACCGCGGCGGCGACGTCGTGGGAACGCTGCCCGCTGGCCTGCCCTCCCTGCATTGGCCCCAGTGGCTCGAAGGCAGCGAATTCGCGGCGCTGATCATGCCGGTGCTTGTGATCTCGCTGGTGAGCTTCCTGGAGACCGCCTCCAGCGCCCAGGCCGAGCACCAGCAGGCCGGCACGCGCTGGAACGAGAACCAGGATCTGCTGGCCCAGGGCATGGCCAAGATCAGCTCCGGGCTGTGCGGCAGCTTCGCCACGAGCGCCTCGTTCTCGCGCTCGGCCGTGAACCTGATGGCCGGCGCGCGCACCGGCTGGGCCACGGTGTTCGCCATCGGCTTCGTGTTCATCGTGCTGCTGTGGCTCACGCCCGCGCTCTACCATGTGCCGCAATCGGCGCTGGCGGCGATCGTGGTGACGGCCGTGCTCAACCTGATCAAGCCGCGCACCATGTTCCGGCTCTGGCACATCTCGCGCACCGAGGCCTGCATCGGGCTGGCCACCTGCGCGCTGACGCTGGCCACCGCGCCGCAGCTCTACTGGGGCGTGCTGGCCGGCATCGTCATGGGCCTGTGCCATTTCCTCTACCAGCGCCTGCACCCGCGCATCATCGAGGCCGGGCTGCATGCGGACGGCAGCCTGCGCGACCGGCACCTGTGGCAATTGCCAGCGATTGCGCCGGGCGCCTTCGTGCTGCGCATGGATGCCGAGCTGGATTTCGCCTCGGCGCGCGCGCTCGAGCAGCGCGTCGTCGACCATCTCGGCGCGCATCCGCAGATGCAGCACCTGTGCCTGCTGGCCCAGCCCATCAACCGCATCGACATCACTGGCATAGAGACTTTTGCGCGCATCCGTGGACTGCTGCGCCAGCGCGGTGGCACACTGCACGTCAGCGGGCTCAAGCTGCCCGTCGAAAACGGCCTGCGGCGCGCGGGGGTGCTGCAGCCTGCGCCCGATCTGGCACTCTACCGCACCGATGTCGAAGCCCTGGCGGCGCTGCAGCATCTGGCGCGGCAGCCTTCCTGA
- a CDS encoding GGDEF domain-containing protein, whose product MTGSATYQSVFLRDLRLSTAHSLVTQSGAPGQGLPNETPTRYLQALIDGLCELSLRDPLTGLANRRHFRSVLEREVDRMARSGEAALLLMLDIDHFKKINDTHGHIAGDMVLQSVARTLLGCVRPMDTLARYGGEEFAIVLPSCQATYGRAIAERIREAVESTMIRVSPALALNVSVSIGGAYALQWIRSTTQLWIERADNQLYQAKSAGRNRICIEEQPDSTVSAEEKSMLFGPLSTYYPPADVDRSTVPLADASGRHTGR is encoded by the coding sequence GTGACTGGTTCCGCGACCTACCAATCCGTTTTCCTGCGCGACCTGCGCCTGTCTACGGCCCACAGCCTGGTGACCCAGTCTGGTGCGCCGGGCCAGGGCCTGCCCAACGAAACCCCGACGCGTTACCTCCAGGCACTGATCGACGGGCTGTGCGAGCTGTCGCTGCGCGATCCGCTCACGGGGCTCGCCAACCGCCGGCATTTCCGCAGCGTGCTCGAGCGCGAGGTCGATCGCATGGCGCGATCGGGCGAGGCGGCACTGCTGCTGATGCTCGACATCGACCACTTCAAGAAGATCAACGACACGCACGGGCACATCGCGGGCGATATGGTGCTGCAATCGGTGGCGCGCACCCTGCTCGGCTGCGTGCGCCCCATGGACACACTGGCGCGCTACGGCGGCGAGGAATTCGCCATCGTGCTGCCCTCCTGCCAGGCCACCTATGGCCGCGCGATCGCCGAACGCATCCGCGAGGCGGTCGAGTCCACGATGATCCGCGTCTCGCCGGCCCTGGCGCTCAACGTGTCCGTCAGCATCGGCGGCGCCTACGCGCTGCAGTGGATCCGCAGCACCACCCAGCTGTGGATCGAGCGCGCGGACAACCAGCTCTATCAGGCAAAATCCGCCGGTCGCAACCGTATCTGCATCGAAGAGCAACCCGACAGCACCGTGAGTGCGGAAGAAAAGAGCATGTTGTTTGGCCCCCTGTCCACGTATTACCCCCCGGCTGACGTGGATCGGTCGACGGTTCCCCTGGCCGACGCCAGCGGCCGGCACACCGGCCGGTGA
- a CDS encoding MinD/ParA family protein, translating to MSDAVLPSHPALPTSTPMGEAVRTRSQQRARIIAITSGKGGVGKTFVSANLAAALTRHGLKVLVLDADLGLANLDVVLNLFPKITLHDVFTGKADLEDALLPSPGGFSVLLAGSGMVEYSHLTPEIRAKFLQVVETMAPRFDVILLDTGAGISDVVLFSVSMADEVMIVATPEPTSLTDAYAAIKVLATQQKRQHMRLIINQAARPGDGRAITGQLQQVLNRFVTTEDGQPVRLLHMGDIPADPAVRESVMRRQLLLQATPGCAAALSVAQLANKIKSILTP from the coding sequence ATGAGCGACGCCGTTCTGCCCTCCCATCCCGCCCTTCCCACGAGCACGCCCATGGGCGAGGCGGTGCGCACGCGTTCCCAGCAGCGTGCCCGCATCATTGCCATCACCAGCGGCAAGGGCGGCGTTGGCAAGACTTTCGTCTCGGCCAACCTTGCCGCCGCGTTGACGCGCCATGGCCTGAAAGTCCTGGTGCTCGACGCCGACCTGGGCCTGGCGAATCTGGACGTGGTGCTGAACCTGTTCCCGAAGATCACGCTGCATGACGTCTTCACCGGCAAGGCCGATCTGGAGGACGCGCTGCTGCCCAGCCCGGGCGGTTTCTCGGTGCTGCTGGCGGGCTCCGGCATGGTCGAGTACTCGCATCTCACGCCCGAGATCCGTGCCAAGTTCCTGCAGGTGGTCGAGACCATGGCGCCGCGCTTCGACGTCATCCTGCTCGACACCGGCGCCGGCATCTCCGACGTGGTGCTGTTTTCCGTGTCGATGGCCGACGAAGTGATGATCGTGGCCACGCCCGAGCCCACCTCGCTGACCGACGCCTATGCAGCCATCAAGGTGCTGGCGACGCAGCAAAAGCGCCAGCACATGCGCCTGATCATTAACCAGGCGGCGCGCCCCGGCGACGGGCGCGCGATCACCGGGCAACTGCAGCAGGTGCTCAACCGCTTCGTGACCACCGAGGACGGCCAGCCGGTGCGGCTGCTGCACATGGGCGACATCCCGGCCGACCCTGCGGTGCGCGAGTCGGTCATGCGCCGCCAGCTGCTGCTGCAGGCCACGCCGGGCTGCGCCGCGGCATTGTCCGTGGCACAGCTGGCCAACAAGATCAAATCGATTCTGACCCCCTGA
- a CDS encoding sulfurtransferase — translation MTDILNISCYKFVALPDAPALRDTLAERANAAALKGTILLAEEGINFFLAGPAERVRGFVDELRADPRFADLAPKESWSQQVPFRKMLVKVKREIIRMDHPTIKPALGRAPAVSPARLRQWLEQGHDDAGRPVVTLDTRNDFEVDAGAFESAIDWRIAKFTEFPAALAAHRAELADKTVVSYCTGGIRCEKAAILMREQGLEHVYQLEGGILKYFEETDGAHYRGGCFVFDERRVLDPSLDTVPADQLPPGAL, via the coding sequence GTGACCGACATTCTCAATATCTCCTGCTACAAATTCGTGGCATTGCCCGATGCGCCCGCGCTGCGCGACACGCTTGCTGAGCGCGCGAATGCCGCCGCTCTCAAGGGCACCATCCTGCTGGCTGAGGAAGGCATCAATTTCTTCCTGGCCGGGCCCGCAGAGCGCGTGCGCGGCTTCGTCGATGAACTGCGCGCCGATCCGCGCTTTGCCGACCTCGCGCCCAAGGAAAGCTGGTCGCAGCAGGTGCCCTTTCGCAAGATGCTGGTCAAGGTCAAGCGCGAGATCATCCGCATGGACCATCCCACCATCAAGCCGGCGCTCGGCCGCGCGCCCGCCGTGAGCCCCGCGCGCCTGCGCCAGTGGCTCGAGCAGGGCCATGACGACGCAGGGCGGCCGGTGGTGACGCTCGACACGCGCAACGACTTCGAGGTCGATGCCGGCGCGTTCGAATCCGCCATCGACTGGCGCATCGCCAAGTTCACCGAGTTCCCCGCGGCGCTGGCGGCGCACCGCGCCGAACTGGCGGACAAGACCGTGGTCAGTTACTGCACCGGCGGCATCCGCTGCGAGAAGGCCGCGATCCTGATGCGCGAGCAAGGGCTCGAACATGTCTATCAGCTTGAGGGCGGCATCCTCAAATATTTCGAGGAGACGGACGGCGCGCACTACCGCGGCGGCTGTTTCGTCTTCGACGAGCGGCGCGTGCTGGACCCATCGCTGGACACCGTGCCCGCCGACCAGCTGCCGCCCGGAGCGCTGTAG
- a CDS encoding LysR family transcriptional regulator: protein MSTPRDALTPDSLAMLQVIADTGSFAAAARALGLVPSALTYRVRQIEDALDVLLFDRRSRQAQPTEAGLELLREGARLLQDIDAVAHRVRRVATGWEPQLTIVADGALARGPLFDLVEAFYALESPTRLKLRDGILSGTLEPLSMGRADLAIGVAVNASNIAGIQLQELGEMAFCLAVAPSHPLARVPEPINDDTLLQHRVVAVADSASRDTTSVGVLGGQSVLTVDSMAAKVEAQLRGLGYGFLPQGMVNAHLQAGRLVVREVVRPRRTLRLQYAWTTSGHASPGRALQWWLEKLANPTTRTALLENHQDL from the coding sequence ATGTCCACCCCCCGCGATGCCCTGACCCCCGACAGCCTGGCCATGCTCCAGGTCATTGCCGATACCGGCAGCTTTGCCGCGGCCGCGCGCGCGCTCGGGCTGGTGCCCAGCGCGTTGACCTACCGCGTGCGGCAGATCGAGGACGCGCTGGACGTGCTGCTGTTCGACCGGCGCTCGCGCCAGGCGCAGCCCACCGAGGCCGGCCTCGAGCTGCTGCGCGAGGGCGCGCGGCTGCTGCAGGACATCGATGCCGTCGCGCACCGGGTGCGCCGCGTGGCCACGGGATGGGAGCCGCAGCTGACCATCGTCGCCGATGGCGCCTTGGCCCGCGGTCCGCTGTTCGACCTGGTCGAGGCTTTCTATGCGCTCGAGTCCCCCACGCGCCTGAAACTGCGCGATGGCATCCTGAGCGGCACGCTCGAGCCGCTGAGCATGGGCCGCGCCGACCTGGCCATCGGCGTTGCGGTGAATGCCAGCAACATCGCCGGCATCCAGCTGCAGGAGCTCGGCGAGATGGCATTCTGCCTGGCCGTCGCGCCCAGCCACCCGCTGGCGCGGGTGCCCGAGCCGATCAATGACGACACGCTGCTGCAGCACCGCGTGGTGGCGGTGGCCGATTCCGCCTCGCGCGACACCACCAGCGTGGGCGTGCTCGGCGGCCAGTCGGTGCTCACGGTGGACAGCATGGCGGCCAAGGTCGAGGCCCAGCTGCGCGGACTGGGCTACGGTTTTTTGCCGCAGGGCATGGTCAACGCGCATTTGCAGGCCGGACGCCTGGTGGTGCGCGAGGTGGTGCGCCCGCGGCGCACGCTGCGCCTGCAATATGCCTGGACCACTTCGGGCCATGCCAGCCCCGGGCGCGCGCTGCAGTGGTGGCTCGAGAAGCTCGCCAATCCCACCACCCGCACCGCCTTGCTGGAAAACCATCAGGACCTCTGA